A portion of the Streptomyces sp. YPW6 genome contains these proteins:
- a CDS encoding YafY family protein yields the protein MPKTSARLLALLSLLQARRDWPGQLLAERLEVSPRTVRRDVDRLRELGYPIAAFKGPDGGYRLDAGARLPPLLFDDDQAVALAVALRTATATGAGIGEAAARALTTVRQVMPARLRHRVDALDVTAVERAGGPPRPQADPRVLLTLSDAVRAREVLRFGYSPAYAPATDGKPPVVRRVEPHRLVTWGGRWYLVAWDLDRGDWRTFRADRITPRTPTGPRFTAREVPGGDVAAFVAARFQGFDAPGAWPCRGEVILDAPAAAVAGHLRDGVVEEHGPGRCRLVMRAWSWAGLAAELGRFGVDIEVVGPDELRNAFADLARRFADAAGREDRGSTGPGGLEDR from the coding sequence ATGCCGAAGACTTCCGCACGACTGCTGGCGCTGCTCTCCCTGCTCCAGGCGCGCCGCGACTGGCCGGGGCAGTTGTTGGCGGAGCGGCTGGAGGTCAGCCCGCGCACGGTGAGGCGGGACGTCGACCGGCTGCGGGAGCTGGGCTACCCCATCGCGGCGTTCAAGGGGCCCGACGGCGGCTACCGGCTGGACGCGGGCGCCCGGTTGCCGCCGCTGCTGTTCGACGACGATCAGGCCGTCGCCCTCGCCGTCGCCCTGCGGACCGCGACCGCCACCGGAGCCGGTATCGGGGAGGCGGCGGCCCGCGCGCTCACCACGGTCCGGCAGGTCATGCCCGCCCGGCTGCGCCATCGTGTCGACGCCCTGGACGTCACCGCGGTCGAACGGGCGGGAGGCCCGCCCCGGCCCCAGGCCGATCCGCGCGTTCTTCTCACGCTGAGCGACGCGGTGCGCGCCCGGGAGGTACTGCGCTTCGGCTACTCCCCCGCGTACGCTCCGGCGACCGACGGCAAACCGCCCGTGGTGCGGCGGGTGGAACCGCACCGGCTGGTCACCTGGGGCGGGCGCTGGTATCTCGTCGCCTGGGACCTGGACCGCGGGGACTGGCGGACCTTCCGCGCGGACCGGATCACCCCGCGCACGCCCACGGGCCCCCGGTTCACCGCCCGCGAGGTGCCCGGAGGCGATGTGGCCGCGTTCGTCGCCGCCCGGTTCCAGGGCTTCGACGCCCCCGGCGCGTGGCCCTGCCGCGGTGAGGTGATCCTCGACGCGCCGGCCGCCGCTGTGGCGGGTCACCTCCGCGACGGAGTCGTCGAGGAGCACGGCCCGGGCCGCTGCCGACTGGTCATGAGGGCCTGGTCGTGGGCCGGCCTGGCTGCCGAACTCGGCAGGTTCGGCGTGGACATCGAGGTCGTGGGGCCCGACGAGCTCAGGAACGCGTTCGCCGATC
- a CDS encoding DinB family protein, whose protein sequence is MTTPSVSPDAERTGLLAGLAEARAALTASVRGLTDEQAGRTPTVSALCPGGLVKHVTAMEEGWLNFVTEGPSAMSFALPDGVTWDDFMAGTAREYPQWAIDREREFRMLPGETVTGILHAYEQVAARSEKIILAVPDLSASHPLPEAPWNEPGGEWSVRRVLMHVIAETAQHAGHADILRETIDGRTAT, encoded by the coding sequence ATGACCACCCCCTCCGTATCCCCCGACGCCGAGCGCACCGGCCTGCTCGCCGGCCTCGCCGAGGCGCGAGCCGCCCTGACCGCTTCGGTGCGCGGGCTCACCGACGAGCAGGCGGGCCGGACCCCGACGGTCAGCGCCCTGTGCCCCGGCGGCCTCGTCAAGCACGTCACGGCCATGGAGGAGGGCTGGCTGAACTTCGTGACCGAGGGCCCCTCCGCGATGTCCTTCGCCCTGCCCGACGGCGTCACCTGGGACGACTTCATGGCCGGCACGGCACGTGAGTACCCGCAGTGGGCCATCGACCGGGAGAGGGAATTCCGGATGCTGCCCGGGGAGACCGTGACGGGGATCCTCCACGCGTACGAGCAGGTCGCCGCCCGCAGCGAGAAGATCATCCTCGCGGTTCCCGATCTCTCGGCCTCGCACCCGCTTCCCGAGGCGCCCTGGAACGAACCCGGCGGCGAGTGGAGCGTACGGCGGGTGCTGATGCACGTCATCGCCGAGACCGCCCAGCACGCCGGGCACGCGGACATCCTGCGCGAGACGATCGACGGCCGGACGGCGACGTGA